In Methanobacteriales archaeon HGW-Methanobacteriales-1, one genomic interval encodes:
- a CDS encoding F420-nonreducing hydrogenase: MAEKAKIGTMWLGGCSGCHLSIADFHEAILDVMELADFEFSPVLMDTKYDEVPELDVLIVEGGIRNDENRELALMLREKAKFVINYGTCAVYGGIPGLGNLHSVDDLTQEAYINSPSTINPEGIIPNEEVPHLESRVRPLADVIDVDLSVPGCPPRSDVVAQAVLGLLKGEAVELPSTNLCEVCPREKPPEGLAMDFIKRQFEIGKPEEELCLISQGLVCMGPATLSLCGAECPSIAIQCRGCYGPTPKVQDQGAKMISAIASDYGIEQDKTVDPEDVADQLDDIVGTFYTYTLPAALVPVKMRKEGK; the protein is encoded by the coding sequence GCAATTTTAGATGTTATGGAATTAGCAGACTTCGAATTCAGCCCAGTTCTAATGGATACTAAATATGATGAAGTTCCAGAATTAGACGTTTTAATAGTTGAAGGTGGAATTCGAAACGACGAAAACCGGGAATTAGCTTTAATGCTAAGAGAAAAAGCTAAGTTCGTAATTAACTACGGTACTTGTGCGGTTTACGGCGGAATTCCAGGATTAGGAAACCTTCACTCTGTTGATGACCTAACCCAAGAAGCTTATATTAACTCCCCAAGTACAATTAACCCAGAAGGTATAATTCCTAATGAAGAAGTACCTCACCTGGAAAGCAGAGTAAGACCACTAGCAGATGTAATTGATGTGGACTTATCTGTACCTGGATGTCCTCCACGATCTGATGTGGTTGCCCAGGCAGTATTGGGATTATTAAAAGGAGAAGCTGTGGAATTACCATCCACCAACCTGTGTGAAGTATGTCCAAGGGAAAAACCACCAGAAGGTTTAGCCATGGACTTCATCAAAAGACAGTTTGAAATCGGTAAACCAGAAGAAGAATTATGCCTTATCTCACAAGGTTTAGTATGCATGGGACCAGCTACTCTCTCATTATGTGGAGCAGAATGTCCAAGTATAGCTATTCAATGTAGAGGGTGTTACGGACCTACTCCTAAGGTTCAAGACCAAGGCGCAAAGATGATCAGTGCTATTGCTTCTGATTATGGGATAGAACAGGACAAAACTGTTGACCCAGAAGATGTTGCTGATCAACTGGATGATATAGTAGGTACTTTTTACACTTACACACTCCCAGCTGCTTTAGTGCCAGTCAAAATGAGAAAGGAGGGTAAATAA